The Zea mays cultivar B73 chromosome 7, Zm-B73-REFERENCE-NAM-5.0, whole genome shotgun sequence DNA segment CAAGGAGTTTCTCTAAGAGTTCAGGTAGCCATGTGTTTGCTCTTATCCTCTCTTGATGTTGGTACCTTATAATCACCTTATCAAACATCGCTACCATGCTACATTAAGTTTTTCATGTTAAGTGGCAGGAGCTCTGCCTTTCAATTAATATAGAAAAGAATCATGCTACATAAAGTTATCCAAGTTTATGTTGGTTTAGTGACTTACCAGTGTCATCTACTGGCCATCAAAACCAAGAGAAGTTTTTGGCCATTATTTTGTATAGCATTATTTTGTGCTTCTTTGTTGTTATTTGGCTGTAGAGAAAAACATTTTTATGGTGAAGTCCATAATTTTTGTATGATTAATTAAATTTTGCATTGTGCCATCCATTTTCCATTTTCCATTTCCCTTAACATCAGATATGTGTAACTGTTGCAGACACTAAAATCAACTCAAGCTATGGGTGATGCCATGAAGGGCGTTACAAAGGCAATGGCTCAAATGAACAGGCAGCTAAATCTGCCAGGGTTGCAGAGGATAATGCAAGAGTTTGAGCGGCAGAACGAGAGGATGGAGATGGTGAGCGAAGTGATGGGAGATGCCATAGATGATGCTTTGGAaggagatgaggaggaagaagaaactgAGGAGCTTGTGAATCAAGTACTTGATGAAATTGGCATTGATATCAACCAAGAGGTGATTACCGTAACAATTTTACAATTTTCACATGTAGTAGTTCCTATTAATTCGTTTAATCTTATCAGGTATTATTGCAACATTATTTTTTGTACCTACTACCTAGTCTGATAGTTTCTGTTTttatcttttcagaaaattgcccTGTCCCAATTGTACCTTTTTAGTTTTTTTTAACATGCTTTCTTTATTGATTGTGTTTTATATAAATGCTATGTGTGCCACCTATATCAAAATATTTTATGATTTTCAGACTTTTGCACATTAACATGGTATATGCTCGTGTTAGAAATAGGTCTGCCATACATTCCTTTTTTTTTAGATCATGCTGCTtcaaaacaaacaaacaaaaaagaaatCATGCACACAAGGAAAAGTATAGCTCTTGCAATGCTAAATCTGACTTTTGAAAATATCCCCATGGTCATGTATGTGTTTGATCGGGATTGACACTTCTGAGTCTGCATGGATAGGTGTTTGGTTGGATAATACTGCAGAGTGAGAAAACTTAATGTATATAACCGTACCGTATTTTGTATTTGCAGCTTGTTGGAGCCCCGTCGGCCGCTGTTGCTCAACCTGCTTCAGCGGGAAGGGTTGCCCAGGCTGAAAGTGCTGGGAATGCTGACACTGGAATCGACGCCGATTTGCAGGCAAGGCTGGACAATCTGAGGAGAATGTAGGTGCTACACCAGCAAAAGAGTAGTGCCTTCTAGCTCTGTTGCCTGCGAATGTGAATACCTAGTCAATCAAAGCAAAACGTTTACAAGCCAGTGTGtatgttgaaatgaatgaagcgttCGATATGCCGGTAGTAATGACAAATGTTAAATATACATATTTACAATTTCTTCCCCTCTGAGTTCAT contains these protein-coding regions:
- the LOC100193992 gene encoding Vacuolar protein sorting-associated protein 2 homolog 1, encoding MSFLFGKRKTPAELLRENKRMLDRSIREIERERQGLQAQEKKLITEIKKTAKEGQMGAVKVMAKDLIRTRHQITKFYQLKSQLQGVSLRVQTLKSTQAMGDAMKGVTKAMAQMNRQLNLPGLQRIMQEFERQNERMEMVSEVMGDAIDDALEGDEEEEETEELVNQVLDEIGIDINQELVGAPSAAVAQPASAGRVAQAESAGNADTGIDADLQARLDNLRRM